From a single Corallococcus exiguus genomic region:
- a CDS encoding AMP-binding protein — MLKLVQGPSAHAPLYTFLGEADGEETVWSASDLDVRARRIASALRERGAQGERVLLLYPPGLDYIAGFFGCLYAGAVAVPAYPPDPMRLERTLPRLRAII, encoded by the coding sequence CTGCTGAAGCTTGTCCAAGGGCCGTCCGCCCACGCGCCGCTCTACACGTTCCTGGGTGAAGCCGACGGTGAAGAGACCGTGTGGAGCGCGTCCGACCTGGACGTGCGAGCACGGCGGATTGCCTCCGCGCTGCGTGAGCGAGGCGCGCAGGGCGAGCGCGTGCTGCTGCTGTACCCACCGGGGCTGGACTACATCGCGGGCTTCTTCGGCTGCTTGTACGCGGGCGCGGTGGCGGTGCCCGCGTATCCGCCGGACCCGATGCGGCTGGAGCGCACCCTGCCCCGCCTGCGCGCCATCATCCA